One Candidatus Poribacteria bacterium genomic window, AATGCTGCTTTTTGTCCGCCAGGACTCAGGTAGAGGCGTTCCTGACGCGAGAGATGCGTATAGTTGGCGTTGAACCAGTCCTCAATTTGTGCCTCTGTGACGATCTGCTCCTCGTCCCGTAAGACAGCTTTATGGATGTCCTCAATTGTCTGATGCACCAACGTCCCAAAGAGAATCGGATTCCGACGGATCGGAGCAAAGCCGAGATCTCGGTAGAACTTATACTGCCTCGCACAATCTTCAAAAACAGTGATGTGCGACGTGAACGAATACTCGTTCTTCAACGTCACGTCTTTGATCGTTTCAAGGGTGAGACGTTCAGGTTGAAACGCCCTATCCCGCCAAGAACGCACCGGGTCATAGGTAGGCTTGAAATACTTTGACGGAACCTTCCGCCCTTTTGTCTGCTCTTGACACGTGAGAAGCAAGAGATTCTGTGCCCTGGAAAATGCAGTATAATAGAGTCGCCAGAAATCGTAGAACTTGGTTTGATCCAACGGCTCAAACGTCTCTTTGCTGTAGTAATTGTGCTGTAGCAACTCGTCCAGTTCCGTGTACTGTTTGCGAGGCACGGAGTACATTGAATCCACAATCACGACAGGGAATTCCAAACCTTTCGACTGGTGGATCGTCATAAACGATACACAGCCGCTCGGCGCGTATTCGGACGCATCCTCGTATTCGTCGATCCCGCCATCCTTGAGGAAACGGAGAAACTGATTGAACAATCGCCGGAGATGTCCATCGAGATTGTTGGGTGTGAGGACGGAAATATGATGGAGATACTCAAACTTATTCAGTAACTGCGAGAAGATCGCTAAGTTTCGGGCAGGACGCCCATCAATCACATTCCCTTGTGTTGCCGTTCCCAGATATTGACTGAACAACGGGAACTGCAACAACTCATAGAACAGTCCTGAGAAGCTGTAGTCTGTTCCCTTTGTCAGCGCGCGATGCTCCTTTGCCCGATACCGGCACCACATCAACATCGCCTCGTTCTCCGGCTTACGGAGTTCGGTCGTGAATGCTCGAAAACACCTCTCATCGTAATAGTCCCAAATTTCAAACTTAGCATTGCTCCTCCATTTCCGAACTTCTGGAAACTGGGGAAAGAGGAAAATCAGCGCGCCGATCATCAAACGGATTTCCTCGCGATCGAAGAATTGATTGGAGCGGGGCGAGTAGACAGGGATACCGTCTGCCTCCAACGCTTTCGCCAGGGCAACGGCCTTCTCATTTCGTACCGACCAGAACAAAAACGCGACCTGATTCCAATCTGTCAGTGCCCCGTTATCCTTGAGACGCTTAAGGAAGGCGAGGACCTCCTCGTGCCAATTCTCTGATTCGGGATCCCCTGAAACTTTCAGCACGGCGGGCATCTCTACAAAATCCTTTCCAGCATCAGGAACGATAGATTTTGTATGCCGGAAGGTCTTGCCATCTGCTGTCCAACCGGGAAAATCGGGGGTATTAGCGGCATCCATCCACTCGTTATAGAATTCGATGATGTTGGGGTGTGAGCGGTAATTCGTGGTGAGTTTGACTTGTTGACAAACAGCCCCTGAAAAATCGTTCTGTGGAAACTCAAGGATATTCCGTATCGTGGCACCTCGGAACCGATAAAGCCCCTGATCGTCATCACCAACGACACAGAGATTGAAGTCGGGGTCGGCAAGTTTGAACAGGATACGCTCTTGGATGGTATTGGTGTCCTGATACTCATCGACCATTAAATATTGGATTTTATCGCGAATTTCGTTAAGTATCTCTGGGTGTCCCTCAAGCAGACGCAATGCTTCAAGCTGGATGGTAGAGAAATCAAGATAGTTCTCTTCTTCCAGATGTTTCTGATACTGTTGATAACAGTGACCTAACGCCTGAACTTCAGGCTCGGGGGCGTTCAGTAAATCTTCTGGATCCAGTGCTTCCTCGCTCACCTTATTCACCCACGTCATGAGTTTCTCTGCTGCCCACCACCCTCTGGTATTTTC contains:
- a CDS encoding ATP-dependent DNA helicase, with protein sequence MKEVSEASADQTPTSGPNPQQQEAIQITEGPLLIIAGPGSGKTYTLVERIYHLISEKNIQPEQLFVSTFTEKAAAELITRVSSRLTADDISVNLNEMYIGTFHSICLRFLEENREFTRLKRSFTLLDQFDQQYFLYQKLSEYQNIEGSEYILENTRGWWAAEKLMTWVNKVSEEALDPEDLLNAPEPEVQALGHCYQQYQKHLEEENYLDFSTIQLEALRLLEGHPEILNEIRDKIQYLMVDEYQDTNTIQERILFKLADPDFNLCVVGDDDQGLYRFRGATIRNILEFPQNDFSGAVCQQVKLTTNYRSHPNIIEFYNEWMDAANTPDFPGWTADGKTFRHTKSIVPDAGKDFVEMPAVLKVSGDPESENWHEEVLAFLKRLKDNGALTDWNQVAFLFWSVRNEKAVALAKALEADGIPVYSPRSNQFFDREEIRLMIGALIFLFPQFPEVRKWRSNAKFEIWDYYDERCFRAFTTELRKPENEAMLMWCRYRAKEHRALTKGTDYSFSGLFYELLQFPLFSQYLGTATQGNVIDGRPARNLAIFSQLLNKFEYLHHISVLTPNNLDGHLRRLFNQFLRFLKDGGIDEYEDASEYAPSGCVSFMTIHQSKGLEFPVVIVDSMYSVPRKQYTELDELLQHNYYSKETFEPLDQTKFYDFWRLYYTAFSRAQNLLLLTCQEQTKGRKVPSKYFKPTYDPVRSWRDRAFQPERLTLETIKDVTLKNEYSFTSHITVFEDCARQYKFYRDLGFAPIRRNPILFGTLVHQTIEDIHKAVLRDEEQIVTEAQIEDWFNANYTHLSRQERLYLSPGGQKAALDHVLNYAHRERRTWDRLRETEVAVSLVKEAYLLKGHVDLVRGEDDTVEIVDFKSEKKPDLVSEWEKIERYRRQLEVYAHIIEGRTGQTISKMHLYYTGEDDGNPYVSFDKDARSIGQTMATFDGIVARIENKDFEIAARPERLCRNCDMQAYCDAM